In the genome of Doryrhamphus excisus isolate RoL2022-K1 chromosome 11, RoL_Dexc_1.0, whole genome shotgun sequence, one region contains:
- the smg6 gene encoding telomerase-binding protein EST1A, whose translation MADQLDRVRISAAELRAEASNNPLDSGDSRKEDCHMSKKPWRRPDLQRYQRVPGQGCHRHDSEEAEIGPSEECRFQTSDSQDPPVKPKNTKKSLPTSWRRECADAGMSACDSTMRSDSSNGENCKGATHFQVKTEAPQDSDLTENDREGQEPAGAAKPKKARKPDREFYQPGSRRNVHGKDCGVAREQDKPPPGKQDPKDKPGPQRSTEEREEKRKTSFPKQVGNEKEVKGSGDNVRLPKPNEKSKDVEKAPSDALVERLASKVDKLSVKGKAKLSREGQGDCEAGGRRGNTAEKERREQGGITKEEEEGEKKREKGNRRRRGGDKERNKESGRGDDGGARAERGKEHERTESDRANKSGKDADVFQNKGRENHRRRGDNNNSSSRFREQPDKDTGAQKYVEKKENKSNVTTLTSKRYSKSDIRRPRNRTYSSSSASSVTSLDASALALSVDRTKRPYSQSKPNNRGTTSEEGRRSHLKSWTTNGDSSTDSREGSETSDTVDDKSRTYRKDGLSAEGRREERNRPKGNKGRGRGAMRVSLEKQAGSSLHGGERPKQVSAPRGRGGGILVLPSRTDISNTPEVGQRLLFGGSRGGPASRGRGGRGGGARRLWDPNNPDQKPALTPSQSSQHQSLQQPVYLQTGTGYGQLHFLDTDDEVSGSPPVHQRDNLRSQQQAAMAYYKFQNSDNPYCYPVPASNPANPIAGQRYPYPYMAPYQMANGVYPGQFCATYRSYSQPGSALTLEEAEQQARGELGRLLRAADSQELQLSNLLSRDRLSADGLERMAQLRVDLLGLYERVVLTDIELAESQNVDQALWKNVFYQVIEHFRQLLKDPASDNTLHIRNMLLTLLDEGAQFFDTLLQKLQTVYQFKLDDYMDGIAIRARPLRKSVKYALISAQRCMICQGDIARYREQASDSANYGKARSWYLKAQQIAPKNGRPYNQLALLAVYTKRKLDAVYYYMRSLAASNPILTAKESLMSLFEEAKRKTEQLERRRRQEEQGGGSRGPAVRGRARGEDGARSEIWVRPSGHGAKASSQRGGSESSRDSEQDGELSSLSASDLNKRFILSFLHAHGKLFTKVGMESFPRVAKRVLQEFTALLQHGPSLLGSTHMLQIITINMFTIHNALSRGEEGETRSLLQEQSTALGLAMFALMVQRCTELLREIPSATTVMLQEEQEEKGGELEGLVRVSDFSPDLRELLPSIKVWSDWMLGHPDQWNPPPCGVDCSPDVWQCLASLCNVLARVDHGEVPLYKVDTDEVEGDEELTVLQLKEDRLLAGFVPLLAAPQEPCYIDQHTDTAIASDCKRVTVLKYFLEALCGQEEPLLAFKGGKYISIAPPPSNTSVDMKTRQDSLSEKEADDVIVEAESSLSASEGEEDEEEAGDSESDIKQLKARRHALANKLAQEQKRRDKIQAVLQTSGQLQLEVRPLFLVPDTNGFIDHLAALKKLLQCGTYIIVVPLIVITELDGLAKGQDTFGGGLGHGAGYRGNSNVSAAHMRAVQEKAHLAVAFLEHGFEAREPRLRALTSRGNQLESIAFRSEDTSGQQGNNDDVILSCCLHYCKDKAKDFMPDQRNGTVRLQREVVLLTDDRNLRVKALTRNVPVRDIPAFLSWAKVG comes from the exons ATGGCCGACCAACTGGACAGGGTGAGAATCTCAGCCGCGGAACTTCGAGCTGAAGCGTCTAACAATCCACTAGACTCTGGTGACTCTCGCAAAG AGGACTGTCACATGAGCAAGAAGCCTTGGCGGCGCCCCGACTTGCAGCGATATCAGCGAGTACCTGGACAGGGGTGCCATCGCCATGACAGTGAGGAAGCAGAAATTGGTCCAAGTGAGGAGTGTCGATTCCAGACCTCTGATTCACAAGACCCACCAGTGAAGCCAAAGAACACTAAAAAGAGCCTCCCTACTTCATGGAGACGGGAGTGTGCCGATGCAGGAATGAGTGCATGTGACAGCACAATGAGAAGTGACAGCAGTAATGGTGAGAACTGCAAAGGAGCCACCCACTTCCAGGTTAAAACAGAGGCTCCCCAGGACAGCGACTTGACTGAAAATGACAGAGAAGGTCAGGAACCTGCAGGAGCGGCTAAGCCAAAGAAAGCTCGCAAGCCTGACCGGGAATTTTACCAACCTGGAAGTCGCAGAAATGTGCATGGAAAAGACTGTGGAGTAGCACGAGAGCAGGATAAGCCTCCCCCTGGGAAACAGGATCCCAAAGACAAACCAGGACCCCAGCGTAGTACAGAGGAACGGGAGGAGAAGCGTAAAACATCTTTCCCCAAACAGGTAGGGAATGAAAAAGAAGTCAAAGGTTCAGGGGACAATGTCAGGTTGCCTAAACCCAATGAGAAAAGCAAAGATGTGGAAAAAGCTCCCTCTGATGCTCTAGTGGAGAGACTTGCTAGCAAAGTGGACAAACTCAGCGTTAAAGGAAAAGCTAAACTGTCCCGAGAAGGCCAAGGTGACTGTGAAGCAGGTGGCAGGAGAGGGAATACAGCTGAGAAGGAAAGAAGAGAGCAGGGGGGCATaaccaaagaagaagaggagggagAGAAGAAGCGGGAGAAGGGAAACCgcaggaggagaggaggcgACAAGGAGAGGAATAAAGAGTCCGGAAGAGGAGATGATGGTGGTGCTCGCGCGGAGAGGGGAAAAGAGCACGAGAGAACCGAATCCGACAGGGCTAATAAGTCAGGAAAGGATGCAGACGTGTTCCAAAACAAAGGAAGAGAGAACCACAGAAGAAGAggtgacaacaacaacagcagcagcaggttcAGAGAGCAGCCTGACAAGGACACTGGAGCACAAAAATATGTggagaagaaagaaaataaatcaaacgtCACCACTTTGACCTCTAAGCGTTATTCCAAATCAGATATCAGACGCCCTCGCAATCGCACTTACAGCAGCAGCTCAGCCAGCAGCGTCACCAGCCTGGATGCTTCTGCCCTGGCATTGAGCGTGGACAGAACCAAGCGCCCTTACTCACAATCCAAGCCCAACAACAGAGGGACAACTAGTGAGGAGGGACGCAGATCCCATTTAAAGAGTTGGACAACCAACGGGGACTCGTCCACGGACTCGAGGGAAGGAAGTGAGACGAGCGACACAGTGGACGACAAGAGCAGGACATACAGGAAAGATGGCCTGAGTGCTGAAGGCAGGAGAGAAGAGCGAAACAGGCCTAAGGGGAACAAAGGCAGAGGGCGAGGAGCCATGAGAGTGTCCTTGGAAAAACAGGCTGGTTCCTCATTGCATGGTGGGGAACGTCCAAAACAAGTCTCTGCTCCTCGGGGTCGAGGTGGTGGCATACTGGTTCTGCCGTCCCGCACGGACATCTCCAATACACCTGAGGTTGGTCAAAGGCTACTTTTTGGTGGGAGTAGGGGAGGACCTGCATCAAGGGGTCGCGGGGGTCGTGGAGGAGGAGCAAGGCGACTCTGGGACCCAAACAATCCTGATCAGAAACCTGCACTCACTCCCAGTCAGTCCTCCCAGCATCAGTCCCTCCAGCAGCCAGTCTACCTCCAGACTGGGACTGGATATGGACAACTTCACTTTCTGGACACAGATGACGAAGTCTCGGGAAGTCCTCCGGTCCACCAGCGGGACAACTTACGCTCCCAGCAGCAAGCCGCCATGGCCTACTACAAGTTTCAAAACTCAGACAACCCCTATTGCTATCCTGTGCCTGCCAGCAACCCTGCTAATCCGATCGCGGGGCAGCGCTACCCCTACCCCTACATGGCCCCCTACCAGATGGCCAATGGGGTTTACCCAGGTCAGTTCTGTGCCACTTACAGAAGTTACTCCCAGCCAGGAAGTGCTTTGACATTGGAAGAGGCAGAGCAACAAGCTAGAGGCGAGCTTGGCCGGCTGCTGAGGGCTGCAGATTCCCAGGAGCTCCAGCTCAGTAACCTTCTGTCCCGGGACAGACTCAGTGCTGACGGACTGGAACGCATGGCCCAGCTCAG AGTGGACCTGCTGGGACTGTACGAGCGTGTGGTTCTGACAGACATCGAACTTGCAGAATCTCAGAATGTGGACCAGGCTCTGTGGAAGAATGTTTTCTACCAAGTCATTGAACACTTTCGTCAGCTCCTCAAAGATCCCGCCTCTGACAACACGCTACACATCAGGAACATGCTGCTCACGCTGCTTGATGAG GGAGCACAGTTCTTTGACACTCTACTGCAGAAGCTTCAGACGGTCTACCAGTTCAAACTGGATGACTACATGGACGGCATTGCCATCAGGGCACGGCCCCTACGCAAATCT GTAAAGTATGCACTCATCAGTGCTCAGAGATGTATGATCTGCCAAGGAGACATCGCTCGTTACAGAGAACAAGCCAGTGACTCTGCCAACTATGGAAAAGCACGCAG ttggtaCCTGAAAGCCCAGCAGATCGCCCCCAAAAATGGCCGGCCATACAACCAGCTGGCCCTGCTGGCAGTCTACACT AAGCGGAAGTTAGACGCAGTGTATTACTACATGCGCAGCCTGGCGGCATCCAACCCCATCCTGACGGCCAAGGAAAGCCTCATGAGCCTCTTTGAGGAAGCAAAGCGCAAGACAGAGCAGCTGGAGCGTCGGAGGAGGCAGGAGGAGCAAGGAGGAGGCTCTAGAGGTCCTGCAGTGAGAGGGAGAGCGAGAGGAGAGGACGGAGCACGTTCTGAGATTTGGGTTCGCCCAAGCGGACACGGAGCGAAGGCGTCTTCCCAGAGAGGAGGAAGTGAGTCCAGTAGGGATTCAGAGCAGGATGGAGAGCTCAGCAGCCTCAGCGCCAGTGAT CTCAACAAGAGATTCATTCTCAGCTTCCTGCACGCACACGGAAAGCTCTTCACCAAAGTGGG CATGGAATCCTTCCCCAGGGTGGCCAAGAGGGTGCTGCAGGAGTTCACGGCACTGCTCCAGCATGGCCCCTCCCTGCTGGGCAGCACACACATGCTGCAGATCATCACTATCAACATGTTCACCATACACAACGCGCTCAGTAGAG GGGAAGAAGGAGAAACCCGCTCGCTCCTTCAGGAGCAGAGCACTGCACTGGGCCTTGCCATGTTTGCACTGATGGTGCAACGCTGCACGGAGCTGCTGCGAGAGATTCCCTCAG CCACCACAGTCATGTTGCAAGAAGAGCAAGAGGAAAAAGGGGGCGAGCTGGAGGGTCTGGTGAGGGTCTCTGATTTCTCACCGGACCTTCGAGAACTCCTGCCCAGCATCAAGGTGTGGTCTGACTGGATGCTGGGCCACCCGGACCAGTGGAACCCACCACCCTGTGGTGTAGA CTGCAGTCCTGACGTGTGGCAGTGCTTGGCCAGCCTGTGTAATGTGTTGGCCCGTGTAGACCACGGCGAGGTGCCACTCTACAAGGTGGACACAGATGAAGTTGAGGGAGACGAGGAGCTGACTGTGCTGCAGCTGAAGGAGGACAGGCTGCTGGCTGGCTTTGTCCCCCTGTTGGCGGCTCCTCAGGAGCCGTGCTACATCGACCAGCACACTGACACG GCCATAGCATCAGACTGTAAGAGAGTGACGGTGCTTAAATACTTCCTGGAGGCTTTGTGTGGACAGGAAGAGCCTCTGCTGGCCTTCAAAGGAGGCAAATACATCTCCATAgctcctcctccatccaacaCCTCTGTGGACATGAAGACCAGACAGGACTCTCTGTCAGAGAAAGAG GCCGACGACGTCATCGTGGAGGCAGAGTCGTCTCTGTCTGCGTCAGAAGGcgaggaagatgaagaggaggcAGGAGACAGTGAGAGTGACATCAAGCAGCTGAAGGCTCGACGCCATGCCCTTGCCAACAAACTGGCGCAGGAGCAAAAACGCAGGGATAAAATACAG GCGGTGCTGCAGACGAGTGGACAGCTGCAGTTGGAGGTCAGACCTCTCTTTTTGGTGCCAGATACCAACGGCTTCATCGATCATTTGGCTGCACTCAAGAAACTCCTCCAGTGTGGAACGTACATCATAGTGGTGCCACTCATTG TGATCACAGAGCTGGATGGCCTGGCTAAAGGACAGGACACTTTTGGTGGAGGACTGGGACATGGCGCGGGCTATCGTGGCAATTCCAACGTCAGCGCAGCTCACATGCGTGCCGTGCAGGAGAAGGCGCATTTGGCGGTGGCATTCTTGGAGCATGGCTTTGAAGCACGGGAGCCACGTCTCAGAGCGCTCACCAGCAGAGGGAACCAGCTGGAGTCCATCGCCTTCCGTAGTGAAGACACTTCAGGCCAGCAG GGCaacaatgatgatgtcatcttgTCCTGCTGTCTCCATTACTGCAAAGACAAGGCCAAGGACTTCATGCCTGACCAGAGAA ATGGTACAGTGAGGCTCCAGAGGGAGGTGGTTCTTCTCACAGACGACCGCAACCTACGCGTCAAAGCTTTGACCCGCAACGTTCCTGTCAGGGACATCCCCGCTTTCCTCAGCTGGGCCAAAGTGGGCTGA
- the ovca2 gene encoding esterase OVCA2, translating to MAPLRVLCVHGYRQSGASFRDKTGALRKLLKKQVELVYVDAPHCVVQAHENDDGSDAGGDQDSRGWWFSDPQARTFNAQQQCEESSGLEESVAAVREAVKLQGPFDGILGFSQGAAFVAMLCALQEQHAEPDFHFRFAVLVAAFRSTCTQHHKFYSSPVMMPSLHVFGLEDRVIPDRMSRELLPCFQDPHILTHPGGHFVPAGSAHRQTYQNFLEAFQ from the exons ATGGCGCCTCTTCGCGTGTTGTGTGTGCACGGCTACCGCCAGAGTGGCGCTTCTTTTCGGGACAAGACTGGAGCTCTGAGGAAGCTGCTGAAGAAACAGGTGGAGCTGGTATACGTGGACGCGCCTCATTGTGTTGTACAAG CCCACGAGAATGATGATGGTTCAGATGCGGGTGGAGATCAGGACTCCAGAGGCTGGTGGTTCTCGGACCCCCAGGCTCGGACCTTCAATGCACAGCAGCAGTGCGAGGAGAGTTCTGGTCTGGAGGAGAGCGTGGCGGCTGTAAGGGAGGCTGTGAAGCTCCAAGGTCCATTCGACGGCATCTTGGGCTTCAGCCAAGGCGCTGCCTTCGTCGCCATGCTGTGCGCTCTGCAGGAACAACACGCTGAGCCTGACTTTCACTTTCGCTTTGCCGTTCTGGTCGCCGCTTTCCGCAGCACCTGCACTCAGCACCATAAGTTCTACTCCTCTCCAGTCATGATGCCATCGCTTCACGTGTTTGGATTGGAGGACCGCGTCATCCCTGACCGCATGAGCAGGGAGCTCCTCCCCTGCTTCCAAGACCCACACATCCTCACACATCCTGGCGGACATTTTGTCCCGGCTGGTTCTGCTCACCGACAAACCTACCAAAACTTTTTGGAAGCATTCCAGTGA